The genomic interval ACACGATCCAAATTTACCTTCTGGTTGCTTTGTTGAGTATTTTGGCAAGGCGTTGCAAGTCGTCGATAACGCTCTGAATAATCAGGGACTTGTTTTTTATCTCACCATGACCGAAATGGAGGAAATGCCTTCCTATGGTGCCAATGTTTTTGTGCTGATACTGGGAGATGAACTCTACCGGTTGCCAAGTTACATCGATCGCGTGGGAGGTGTTTTTAAGTGCTACGGTACTCATCAAATTCGTGAGCAGCTCAATCTATTTCGACCGCTTCTAAGGCCATCTTATTTGAAACTTTTGATTCTTGCTCAGGTGGCCAAAAACCTTGGCCATCGCTTGGTCAGAAAAATTCGTCATAGACTTAGAAAAATCAAAACCTTGCTTTTTGATGATCGAAAACTGGTTCCTGTATACGACATTCCGCTAGGTTATTTCAATTCTGAGAATCTGCCTATCAAACCCATGGCCAGTCGCACCTGCGATGTGTTCTTTGATGGCAGCATAATTCATCATGAGTACCCGGTTTGGTCGTTGAGGTACTGGTCCAAAACGCCAAAGGCCCATGCCCGAGAGCAGATGGTGGCGAAGTTAAAAGAGTTTGGTGCTGAAAACCCCCAGTTTCAAGTTCACTTAGCCCTCGCCGTCGGTTTTTCTGGCTTCCAGAACACGGCAGAAAATACCTATAGCCAAAATTTAATGAACGCCAAAATTTGCCTTGCTCCCAGAGGCACTACTTTGGAAACCTATAGGCTCTTTGAGGCTATGCGCTATGGCTGCGTCATTATCGTAGAATCTCTGCCGTCTCGGTGGTTTTACGATGGGGCTCCCATTATTCAAATTGGCAACTGGCAAAACTTGGGCCCAGTGCTAGACAAACTGCTTAACAATCCCACCCTGCTAGAGACCCTCCATCAGCAGACCCTGGATTGGTGGGAAACAAAGTGCTGTGAAAAAGTGGTGGGCAAGTACATTGCCGATGAGATCAACGCGCTAAGGCTAAGGTTCTAGGGCGTGTTATCAATTGCGGCCTACACCCGGTATAGCCATCGCCAGGACCATTAGGACATGACCCAAGCCCCTGAATCGATGGCTATACGCCATTGCGCCGCCCCAGTTTTTGCCTTTGGATGAGGCCAATGTCCTAAGCGCAATGGCCACCGCTATGTACCAAGCATTGCTGTCCTCGAAGCGCCCAGCCATCCCCGCTGTAGCGGTCTACTCCTACAACCGTGCCCTTAACTCAATAGCAACCGTACCAGCAGCAGCAGACAGGCCACCCCCAGCAACGGGGTAGAGATGGCCACGACCCGGGCCGAGAGCCAGGGCGGCAGATAAATATCCTGGATGGTTTGCCCTGGCGGGGTCAGAGTTTCGGCCCAGGTTCGCAGGGGACAGCGAAAGCCGTTGCCAGCATAGATCACGACCTCAATGGTGATGAGTGCGAAGGCGATCGCCGTCCAGAGGGTGAGTTGATTCGCGAGGCCGCAGTACAGCAGGAAGAGAATGGCCCCGAACATCACCACAAAAACGAGGGTATGAAATAGCCGTACCCAGACTAACCGCATGGCTTCTCCCTCCAGGTCTGCTGCTTCTATGGTATCTGGTCACCCAGGTAACCCTGTTCACCACAAGGGGCACCGCTAACGGAAGGCTTAAGACCCCAGCAGCCAGGACAGGAAATGTTGTCTCCGGGGGAATAAAGGTGTGTAGCAGAGCTAGCGCTGATCTATTCCAAACCCTGAAAAATGTGTTGGGTGGTGAGTAGGGCGCTGAGCCCGACAAAGCCATGGCAGCGGCCTCGCTGGGCGGTCATGCCGAGCGCGATCGCGGCGGACTGGGCCGGATTGCGGACAAAGCGGGGGGAGGTGTTGATGTAGGCCACGGCGCTGGTGGCCAGCTGGGCGAAGCGGCTGCCCTCAGCGTAGGATTCGGTGGCAATGGCGTTGGCGTGGCCACTGCTGTGGCGGTTGATCAGGGCCGCGGCGGCCTGCACGTCCTCTACCGCTCGCAGGGCAACCGTTTTGCCCAAAAAAGGACGATTCCAGTCGGCGGCAGCGGCGGGCTTGACATCGGGGAGTTCCCCCAGCAGGGCCTCGTCGGCCAGCACCTCAAAGTCCTGATCCCACAGGGTGTGGCAGAACTGGGCCAGGGTAGAGGCGCTGCAGCTCCGGTGAACCAGCACTTTTTCGATGGCGTTGACAGCGTCGGGGTCGCCCCGGTGGCTGTCTAGCACCATGTGGGTTACGGTGCTGAGCTGACCGGAGGCCGACCAGTAGAGGTAGCAGTTGCCCATGGCGGTGGGTAGCACGGGCACCCCGGCCTGACGCACCACCTGCTGCACCAGACCAGGCCGCCCATAGGGAATGATCAGATCGATACCGGGGTCCTGCAGCAACCAGGAGCGGGCGACATCCCCCTGCTCCTCGGTCAGGGAAAAGACGCACTCCTGGGGCAGGCCCACCTGGTCGAGAGCCTGGTGGATCGCCTGCAAAATGACCTGGTTGCTCTGACTGGCCTCGTTGCTGCCCTTCAAAATCAGGCCGTTGCCCGTGCGCAGGCTCAACCCCGCCGCGATCGCCGCCAGGTCAGGAAAGGCTTCGTAAACCAGGCCCACGACCCCCAGGGGAACGACCTGGCCATAGCCCACGGTGGCTTTGCTCAGCCGACTGGGGGCGGGGTGCAAGAGCCCGCGCGGATCCCCCAGATAGGCCAGACGGCGCAACATTTTGGCGGTGGTCTGCAGGCGCTCGGGGGTGAGTTTGAGCCAGTCGAGCACCCGCTCGGGCACAGCCATGTCCAGACTGGCCTCCAGATCGAGGGTATTGGCCTCCAGGATGTCGTCCAGGCAGGCTTCAAGGGTGGTGGCAACAGTTTCGAGCAGGTGGCTCTGAGCCTCGGCTCCGGCGCTGACCAGCACCCGGCTGGCCTGGCGCACCTGCTCAACCGCAGCGCTGAAGTCTGCCTGGGTGGCTAGATTCACCATCGTCTTACCGCCGAGAGGCCAGCCAGAACATGCCCACTACCGCTAGCGATACCGCCAGGGTGGTCAGCAGTCGGGCAATGGATTGGGCGCCATCGGGGGTTTGCAGGGTGGCCAGCAGCAAAAAGAAGACCATCACCCCAAAGGCCGCCAACACCACCAGGGGGAGATAGCTAACGCTGAGGGACGAGCGATCGAGCCGCCACTGCTGGCCCGTCCAGCGCCAGATGCGCTTGTAAGGGTAGTGGGTGGAGAGCTGCTCAATCACGTAGCCGTCGTCCTGGACGACAAAAATCTGTTGGCAGCGATCGCAGCCAAAGGCCTCAGTCAGCGTAATCGGCTTAATACAGCCATTGCGGCGACAGGGGCAGGGATAGTCGGCATTTTGGTCGATCTTCTGGCTTTTGTAGGTACGCACAGCACTGCCAGTGGGGAACAACATGGGCTGCTATCCCAAGTCCAGCTGGGGCTCTGGAGATGTGCCCGTGGGAAAACTCCACCGCTGAACCTGGATGGGGTTCTAGTCCCATCATGTAGCCCCATCATTCTGACACATTAACCAAAACCTCCTCTGAAAAACAACTAGCTGAGATAGGTAGATTGGCCAACCGGCTCAAAACGGTAAGTTTAGGTTTAGATGTAGCGACAGCGGCTTGAAATTTTGGGGACAACCGTGCTAGTTAAAAGCTACTTAACTATGCGACTCCTGTTCTTGCCCAGGGCAGGGGTCTCCACTATCGGGTTCCTGACATAAACCCCTGGCCCCGATCCCCTCACCCCTACGGACAGGATGTTGTTATGGCTACCGAGCGCCTGGAGACGGCCATGAGAAATTTTCAGCACGTCAATCAGATGGTGGAACGCTACACCCGCCTGTGCCGTGCCTACGTCAGTTTGTCCGAGCGATTTCACCAGCTCGATGTGGACCACATGACGCTGAAAGGGCAGGTCGTTCCCCTGCTCAAGGCGCTCCAGGAGCACCAGGCCAAGCTAAAAGCCGTCGAGGCCGAAAATTTCCAGCTCCAGTCCGATCGCGACCAGCAGGAGGCGCGGCTTCAGGCCGCCCTCGACCAGCAGGAGGCCAAACACCGCCAGGAGCTGCAGCAGCTCACCAAGACCTACGAAGAGCAGCTGCAGAACCTCTCCAGCCATGTTGCTGAGCTTCAGCCCCTGGAGCAGTTGCTCAGCGGGGATACCCACCACGAACTCAGCATTGCCGAAGAGCAGATGGAGCTGGTCGAAACCACACTTCAAGAAATTGAAGAGGACAGCTCCCCCGACCTCTCGGACGAGGAAAAAGCCCTGCTGGCGGCCTACCGCTCTGACCCAGCAGCCTTCCTGGTGGCCGCCGCCGCTCCCGTGGGGGGTGAGCCCCTGGACAGTGAGCTTCTGGACAGTGATCTTCTGGGCAGTGAGCTGCCGAACAGTGGGGCAGAGGCCGAGGAACCCGTCGCCGTGGGGCACTACTACTACGATGACCCGGTATCTGACGCATTCAGGGCCTAGGGTGGGTCATCAATTGTGGTCAGAACCCCCAAGGGGCGTTCCTGAACACAGGTATAAATCAAAAATTCAATGCCTCTCGTAGGGGCAAACGACCGTTTGCCCCTACCCAAATTCATGCCTCAATTCTGCAACGCCGCCCCAAGGTATTAGCGTTGTGACGCCCAATCTAAGAAGATGACTGAGGCCCTGGGCCATCTCAGGACACCAGCTTACTCACCAGCCACTGGGCTAACCCGCCCCCGTAGGGAGCACAGAGGCGGTGAATGGAGGCTGCGGTAAACCGCTGCTGAGCGAAGCAGAGAATGTTGCCGTAGACGCCATTGGGGTAGAAGGGCGATTCCTGGGCCAGGTCTAAGGCCTGGAGGTCAAATAGTTTAGCCTGGGTGCCAGGCGCATAGTCAATCATGATGCTGAAGTCGTAACCCCGCTGTTGGAGGGTCTTGAGGCAGGTCATGGTGCCCTCAAAGAAACGCGGCGACCAACCCTTTTCGCCTTGCCTACGGCTGCCGCCGCCGCCGTACTCAAACATCACCACCTCAGGCAGTAGCGCTGGGGGCAGTTCGGCAAACTGCTGAATCACCACGGGTTCCCAGCCTTCAATATCGATCTTAAAGACGGTAATGCGGGTTGCGCCCACCTGCGCTAGCAGGGTAGCCAGGTCAAGGGTGGGCACCTCCCGCGTGTTGCTGGAGGCCCCAAACCAGTCAGCAGCCAGGGAGCTAAAGTTGCTGTTGGCCAGGTTGGCAAACTGACCCAGGTGCAGGGTCTGGGTGCCGACGCGATCGGACAGGCACTGCTCGACGAGCTGAATAGGGTACTGCTGACAAATGGCCCGCAGCTTGTCAGTCGGAGATGGCTCGACGGCAACGGCGGCAAACCCGAGGCGGGCAAACAACTCGCAGTAAAAGGCAAAGGTCCCTACCCCCACATCAAAACACAGCCCCTGGCGCTGGGGATCGATGTCGGGCAGGAGGTGCTCAAGCAGGGCCTGGCAACAAGCTTCTACGCGCATTAATCTGGCCCTAGAGAAAATTTAATCTAAGCGTAAGGCATTTAGGCCGTGCGGAGGTTGCCGGTTG from Leptolyngbya sp. KIOST-1 carries:
- a CDS encoding aldehyde dehydrogenase family protein yields the protein MVNLATQADFSAAVEQVRQASRVLVSAGAEAQSHLLETVATTLEACLDDILEANTLDLEASLDMAVPERVLDWLKLTPERLQTTAKMLRRLAYLGDPRGLLHPAPSRLSKATVGYGQVVPLGVVGLVYEAFPDLAAIAAGLSLRTGNGLILKGSNEASQSNQVILQAIHQALDQVGLPQECVFSLTEEQGDVARSWLLQDPGIDLIIPYGRPGLVQQVVRQAGVPVLPTAMGNCYLYWSASGQLSTVTHMVLDSHRGDPDAVNAIEKVLVHRSCSASTLAQFCHTLWDQDFEVLADEALLGELPDVKPAAAADWNRPFLGKTVALRAVEDVQAAAALINRHSSGHANAIATESYAEGSRFAQLATSAVAYINTSPRFVRNPAQSAAIALGMTAQRGRCHGFVGLSALLTTQHIFQGLE
- a CDS encoding FkbM family methyltransferase; this encodes MRVEACCQALLEHLLPDIDPQRQGLCFDVGVGTFAFYCELFARLGFAAVAVEPSPTDKLRAICQQYPIQLVEQCLSDRVGTQTLHLGQFANLANSNFSSLAADWFGASSNTREVPTLDLATLLAQVGATRITVFKIDIEGWEPVVIQQFAELPPALLPEVVMFEYGGGGSRRQGEKGWSPRFFEGTMTCLKTLQQRGYDFSIMIDYAPGTQAKLFDLQALDLAQESPFYPNGVYGNILCFAQQRFTAASIHRLCAPYGGGLAQWLVSKLVS